Proteins found in one Aphelocoma coerulescens isolate FSJ_1873_10779 chromosome 27, UR_Acoe_1.0, whole genome shotgun sequence genomic segment:
- the RAMP2 gene encoding receptor activity-modifying protein 2, whose product MAPRAHMSSGRLSQGLLLLWVLLGTGLCHTDAVTTSFSQNAGTSPPTAMSNGTAQPMERNYTYITQKCWDYFVDLMRNVTTEELCEWKVISRPYSELRSCLESWADHLNYSYPNALAEQYIFQSHHLYFHNCTLEHPVYFDPPEDVLLAMIIAPICLIPFLVTLVIWRSKDGKAQA is encoded by the exons ATGGCACCGCGCGCGCACATGAGCTCCGGCCGTCTCTCCCAagggctcctgctgctctggg TGCTCCTGGGGACTGGCCTTTGTCACACGGACGCCGTGACAACGAGCTTCAGCCAGAATGCTGGGACAAGCCCACCCACAGCCATGTCCAATGGGACAGCCCAGCCCATGG AGAGGAATTACACCTACATCACACAGAAGTGCTGGGATTACTTCGTCGACCTGATGAGGAATGTGACGACGGAAGAGTTGTGCGAGTGGAAAGTCATCAGCAG GCCCTACAGCGAGCTGCGGAGCTGCCTGGAGTCCTGGGCCGACCACCTGAACTACAGCTACCCCAACGCACTGGCAGAGCAGTACATCTTCCAGAGCCATCATCTCTACTTCCACAACTGCACCCTGGAGCACCCAGTGTACTTCGACCCACCCGAAGATGTGCTCCTGGCCATGATCATCGCACCCATCTGCCTCATCCCCTTCCTCGTCACCCTGGTCATCTGGCGCAGCAAGGACGGCAAGGCACAGGCCTAA
- the VPS25 gene encoding vacuolar protein-sorting-associated protein 25 → MSFVWPWQYSFPPFFTLQPNGETRQKQLSAWCALALAYSQQHRLPAMTVREAQDIPLFANHRLQRKLPLESIQVVLEELRKNGNLEWLDKNKTSFLIMWKRPEEWGKLIYQWVSRNGLTNSVFTLYELASGDDTENEEFHGLDEAMLLRALQALQQEHKAEIITLDDGRGVKFF, encoded by the exons ATGAGCTTCGTGTGGCCCTGGCAGTACAGCTTCCCGCCCTTCTTCAC GCTGCAGCCCAACGGCGAGACGCGgcagaagcagctctcggcCTGGTGCGCGCTGGCGCTCGcctacagccagcagcaccggCTGCCCGCCATGACGGTGCGGGAGGCTCAGGACATTCCGCTCTTCGCCAACCACCGCCTCCAGC GGAAGCTGCCGCTGGAATCCATCCAGGTGGTGTTGGAGGAGCTCCGCAAGAACG GGAACCTGGAATGGTTAGATAAGAACAAAACCAGCTTTCTGATCATGTGGAAGAGACCAGAAGAATGGGGAAAGCTCATCTATCAATGG GTGTCGAGGAATGGCCTGACCAATTCTGTGTTCACACTGTATGAACTGGCCAGTGGAGATGATACAGAGAATGAAG AGTTTCACGGCTTGGATGAGGCTATGCTGCTCCGTGCCCTGCAagccttgcagcaggagcaCAAGGCTGAAATCATCACGCTGGATGACGGCAGAGGTGTCAAGTTCTTCTGA